ATCCAAACTCACCTTTTTCAGCATAATGATGCCCAACACAGCCActgctgtgaaaaacaaagaCACCAGGATCATCATCACAGCCACGGCCGTGTTCTTCCGCAGTGCTATCAGGCTCAATATCCAGCCACTGCAAAACAAGAGGCAGTTGCCCACAGGCTCCCTCTTCCCTACCCGCCTCCTCCCTTTCTGGGGTACTTGGCTGGCTAGGGCTCCCTGGGGTCAGCACAACGCGCACCTGAATCCCCAGTTTGGTATGCCAATCGCCTGCAGCACGTACATCACGTTCTGGGcaaagaagacgaagaagaagacaaagaagttGAACGAACTGTCACTCCTGGgagaaagagataggcgaggttAGGCCACAGAAGAGAACTTTCAAGCCTTCCTTAAAGTGGGGGACACAAGGAGAAGACAAAGCTCAGTGCAGAATCATCCCATCCCCCAGACCCAAAGGCCATGAGGAGCTGAGACACCATCGGTGCTGCACTCAGGGCAAGGGCCTGTTTAACCGAGCAGCCCAGTCTCCCCAGCTTCAAGCACCAGCCATGCACCCCACCTCACTGCTTTGCTGGCCTGGGAGCTCAAGCAGATACACACCTGAAAGCTTTGTACATCGGCCTATACCAGCAGACAAAGGAGCAAGGTGTGTAGAGGAGAGCCCATAGAATGGAGAGGCCGAACCCGGAACCGGACGAGGGCTCCACACAGAACCAGGCCAGCGAGGACAAGAAATTCAGGAAGAGAGCAATGGTGCTGGCTGAGAGAGAGGATGTGGGTCAGACAATCCGAGCAAGGCTCCCCGCTCCCCACACCAAGGGCTCAGCCCCCCAGACCTGGGCACCACACGTTAATTGCAACTTCTCCAGAGCAGCAGTGTTCACTTGCATGCAGGACACTTgttcctctacctcctcccaggATCTGCCCTTAGGTCTCCCCCAGGGACTCACCCATCCAGAGGTAATACATGGTAGAAACGGTCTTCTGGAAGTCAGCAGGGATCTCCACTGGGATGTCTTGGTAGAAGCAAGGCTTCACTGGGCAGAAGGACGGCAGCGGTGGCCAGTTATTCAGCCTCGctgcagagagaaggagagagcagCAGTGCCCGTGCAGGGGGCCTGAGGGGAAGGCGGCCGccgtccctcccctgccccacaggcCACTCACGTGCGGCACCACCAAGGGCCGCATTCTGCAGCTCCCGCTCCCGACGGTCCAGCTCCTCCGCCTTCCGGTTCAGCTCCTCCTGCCGCTTCAGCAGCTCAGCTGTGGCGGCGGCCGCCGAGGCCTGCAGGGCAAGGGGGTAGGGAGAACGCAGGCCCTGGGGCTCCCACCTTCTCCCCCGGCCCACCCCgcagcagcccagcagctgccttcccgccgccccccccgctaCCTGCGTGCCGTAGGAGCCGTAGTTTCGGGGCTCCGTGGGGCTGGCTTTCCGCGAGGGCTGCGCGGCTGCCTGCGGCGGGGGCATACCGGCCGCTGGCaggggcggcggcgccgccgacGGGGCCTGGTACGGCGGCAGCGGCGCCGCCGACGGGGCCTGGTACGGCGGCAGCGGCTGCAGGAAGAAGTGGGGCACGGTGAGGCACCACTGGTCGCGGGGAGGGCCCCGTCCGCCGGGaagcggccccgccgcccgcccgcctgcctcaCCGCGCTGCTCTCGAAGGGGTTGTAGCCGTCCAGCGCCGCGCGCTCGGGGCCGGGCCAGGGCTGCACCGCTGCGGGGGTCCTGGAAGAGACGCGGCCGGTGTGACGCGGTGACCGGGCCGGGCCGTTGCCGCCGCCACCCCTCCCCTGGAGAGAACGCACCTGGAAGGGGTTGTCCGGGAGCACCGCGGGGACGCCACGCTGGGCCATGGCCGGGCCGGGAGCGGGAGCggagccgccaccgccgccgccaccgccaccgccgccgcctcggccccgTCAGCCGCCGCCGCCGATTGGCCGCCGCCCCGTGACGTCACCAGCTCCGCCTGCGGCCCCAGGGAGCCCCACTGCAGGGGGCCTCTGCGCACGCGCGGGGCTGGGCCGGGTGGAGGCAAGCACGTGATGCGGCCACATGTCCAAGAGTCACGTGTCGGCGcatttccctccccacctccccgccCAGCGCAGGGCCCGCCGGGAGCGCGTCCCCATGGCAACAGCGGGCCTATGGCAACGCCGCCGGGGCCCCATCGCGTCCCCCCGGGTTCCCGGTGTCCCATCCCAGGGCCGGGCCCCCATGTCCCCCATGCCCCCCCCGGGTTCCGGGTCCCCCGCCCAGGGCCGGCTCCTCTACCCAACGATGGCTCCGTTCAGCCAGGCCTACCACACAGCAGGCCCTTCCTGCATGTCCCCGAGGCCTCACATCCAAACCCCTCGGCTGGGCTCCCGCCTCTTACCAGGTCGGCCACGGTGCTGTTCGCCTCCAGCCTGCAGGGAACCCCCCAGGCTTTACCCTCGGGGCAGTCAGCGGAGCAGCTGTTTCACCGAGCCCACCCAAACCAGCCATACAGCAGACTCCATGGAAGTAAAACAGTCAGGCAAGAATTCATGGCACAACAAGCAGCTTAGGGAATTTAACTTTTGTGTCTCCTGGACTAGTTATTTATAGGGATCCCCGATTCCATCAACTACCAGCTGCATGTGGACAGCATACTGACAGCCCCTCCCGAACAGGCATTCCTCAGCATCCTGAGAACAGCACAGGACATCTAACTGTACCTGTTTCTAGTTCCCAGCCCAGCTCTCAGTGCTTAACAGCAACTGCACCTCTCTGCCAAAAATAGTCTTTAGCCTCTGAACACAGACTTACAAAGTTACACACAAATCTGTGAGCTCCCACTTCAACCCAGACAGCTGGCACCCTGAACCATGCTCTCTGCTGGGAAGGTAAAAACTGTGGATTCAGGTTTTGGGCACCGGtgggggttatttttttttagtctgagACAGACCACAGGTATTATTTGGTCAATCTAATTCTCCGGACTCACCCGGGGGCTGGCTACACATGCAGCAGGACATGGCCTTCCCCTGCTCTTGTTCCCTGGCACACTCCACCTGGCCGGCTGCTGCCTAGCCGAGCGATACCACAGGAGGCAGGTGAAAGCTTCCAGCCCAAGCTCTTTAAGTTAGGATCACAAGCTCACAAAGATGACTCAATGTCACCCCTCCTGAGACTCCCACACGCTAACTCCAAGTGAAGCCAGACTTTTCCTTCATCCCTCTGCATGATGACAGTCTGCCAGAGCCAGGACACAGTCTGCCACAGACAGATGGTGCCACAGCAAAGCGATAAGCTCCTGCAGAACAGACCATGAGCGTGTCTGCTCTGTTACTGACACCATCCCAGTGAGACTCTCCCAGACATGCTGGCAGAACACCTACACAGAGCTGCCATCAGGTCTGAAACATCCCCAGCAATTCCCATGGAAAAGTCTAAGCCAAAGCCCCAGCCTCGCTGCAGAGCTGGTGAGCCAAAAAGGCACAGACAGACACTGGGGTATCTGTTTGACAGCCGAATGTGGGCACCTGGACACCCATTTTCCAACAGCCATCACTGGTCACCAGCGCTCCACCCTGTCCAGGGAGTGAGAAGTTTCTCTACTAAAGAGAACACATATCTTGAAGTACTCACCGTCCTCCTTTCTCTATATCTCACCTCAGTATGGATCACAGGGCATGATGAAGGGACCAGCCTGACTTttgctgcctccccccccccgaatCTGCTCAGGTCCAGCTGCAGCCCTCAGAGGGCCAAAAGCAACTCCTACCCAGTGCAAGCTCAGATACTAGGCCAGTATCCAAGCTTGGGAGGAGTGGTGCAGGTGGATAGAGCTGGCTTCATTACTGAAGTTTCCTGGACCACAACATACCTTTCATCCTGCAAGAGGATGtgccttccttccctctgcagggCGCAGCATACAGCCACTGCACACCAGGAGCACAACTGACCAGCAGAAGAGCCCCGGGAGGGGCTGCTGGTGGTCCAAACCTAGACTGGGTGGTTTATtcacttcatatttatttttcacaaagACTGTACAAAATTCTTATAAAACTCTGGTGTGGGGATGGGCTATGACATTGATCCAAAAAATAATTCCCATGCAGTCCCACCAGTTTTATAACTTACAAGGAAACAGATAAGCTACAGAGAGCTGCAAGTCCTGGAGTATTTACAccaaggagggcaggagagaacAGGAGACAAAGCAACACATGAACAGAGGTATTTACAGTATGGACATACAGGCTCTCTCACCTCACGACaatggcagcagcaacagcaggaggTCGGGCCCATGGTGCTCAGAGGCCAATATAGAATATGGGCTATTTACAGTATCTCACATATTAACAGCTTTACAAACGTGTCCAGGGAGTTCTTctcatgtataaaaaaaaaaaagcaccaagtgTCTGAATAGAAATCACACAGGCCTCCACGGGGGCTAGAATCTGAGGGCAGGCTGGCACCTGTGGCGTCACCGGCTGATGTCTCTGCTAGAGTCCCACATTTTTGTGCTCGGCTCCATCTCCAACATGTCAAAGAAGGGGTGCTTGAGGGCTTCGGCCAGGGTGATGCGCTTGGACGGCTCATACTCCAGCATGCTCTCAATGAGGTCAAAAAGGCGGTGATGGTCCTCAGCCTCAGAGGTCAGGTATCGCTGGGGAGATGAAGGGGAGATGTTAGGGCCAAGGACACTGCACCCTGTCCCGGTCACAGTACATTCCCTAGGCTGAACAGCTAAGCTGTGGGAAGACTGGCTTGTTCAGACCATCACTCATCCTAGACCTGCACTCTGGGCTGCTTTACCAAGCATGGAACTGCTGAGTTTTCACCACCCCCCATCTTTCCCAGGCACTTCCTGAGGTCTCcgtgccctcct
Above is a genomic segment from Harpia harpyja isolate bHarHar1 chromosome 9, bHarHar1 primary haplotype, whole genome shotgun sequence containing:
- the LOC128145767 gene encoding secretory carrier-associated membrane protein 3 isoform X3; the protein is MPPPQAAAQPSRKASPTEPRNYGSYGTQASAAAATAELLKRQEELNRKAEELDRRERELQNAALGGAAPRLNNWPPLPSFCPVKPCFYQDIPVEIPADFQKTVSTMYYLWMASTIALFLNFLSSLAWFCVEPSSGSGFGLSILWALLYTPCSFVCWYRPMYKAFRSDSSFNFFVFFFVFFAQNVMYVLQAIGIPNWGFSGWILSLIALRKNTAVAVMMILVSLFFTAVAVLGIIMLKKIHSLYRRTGASFQKAQEEFAAGVFSNPAVCTAAANAAAGAATNAFRAP